The Stigmatella aurantiaca DW4/3-1 genome contains the following window.
GCGGCAGGACTTCTTTGTGGTGGCAGGGATCATTGGTGCTCCCGCCCATGCCGCCTGGGCACTCCGGCAGCATGTCCCGAAGGCTTCTTCTGCGCGGACACCCCTCCCCAGCCCCTGTGCCTGCCGACCTGCGAGAAACGAGGCTGTGCCCCAGGCGAGCAGTGCATCCAGTTCGGTGATGGCGCGTCCATCTGCGCGCATGTGTACGGCACCGACTGCCAACAATCACCTTGTCCCGAAGGCCAGCGATGCACGGTGCGCACGGACCCACCGCAGCCAGGAAAAGCGTGGATGCGCTGTGTCGCGGAGTGCGGCCAGGATCATCCCCCGTGCGCCGATGGCATGGTGTGTGATGACTGGCAATGCGTCCCTCGCTGTGATCCCCAAGGGTCCGCCGTCTGCGCCGAGGGGTTCCGATGCCGGCAACCCTGGCCAGACGCTCCCTTTGCCTGTCATCCCGATTGGGCAATGACCGGCCCTTCGTCCAGCTCACCCGCTCCGTGACGCCGGTGCCCGAACCACCCGCACCGGCACCCCGCTGAACGCGGCATTGCCACAGAGCGCGTCCACCCGCTGCTCGTCCGTGAGATCATTGAGGCTCGCGCCCGCGTGCTCCACCGCCACCTTGAGCCGTGTCCCTTTGCGCCCGTGCCCATAGCCATGCGGCAGGCTCACCACGCCCTGCATCACCTCGTCCGTCACCACCACCGGCACGGACACCTCTCCCGCCCGCGACGTCACCACGGCCTCGTCTCCCTCTCCCAGTCCCGCCGCCTTCGCATCCTCCGGGTGGATCATCAGCGTGCAGCGCGTCTTGCCCGTCATCAGCTTGGGCACGTTGTGCATCCACGAGTTGTTGTCCCGCAGGTGCCTCCGGCCGATCAGCAGCAGTTCGCCCTGTCCTGGCACCACCGCCCCTTCCAGCATCTCCCGCAGCCGCTTCACGTCCTCCACGAACGGCGCGGGCGCCAGGAGGATGCGGCGGTCCTTCGTCTGCAACCGTCCCGGCAGGCTCGGCTTCAGCGGCCCCAGGTCCACCCCGTGCGGCGCCCGCCGGAGCGCCGACAGGCTCAGGCTCCCGCGCAGCCCCCGCGCGCGCACCCCATAGGGCCCCGTGCGCAATCCCACCTCCAGGATGCCCTCCGGCCCCAGCCGCCGCAGCGCCTGGAACGCCAGCTCTCCCCGCAGGCGCCGGCCCTTGCGCAGCACCTCCAGCCGGTGCTGAAGCGCCTGGAGGATCCGCCAGTCGTGCATCGCCCGGGGCCCGGGGTCGAACAGCGGGGGCGCGTACCGGGCGGTGTTCCTCACGGCGAACACGTGAAACACCACGTCGTACTGGCTCCGCTCCAGGGCCGAGGGGGGCGGCAGGATGAAGTGCGCGTGCCGCGTCGTCTCGTTGAGGTAGGGGTCCAGGCACACCATGAAGTCCAGCGACGACAACGCCTGCTCCAGCCGTCCGCCGTTGGGCGTGGAGAGCACCGGGTTGCCCGCCACCGTCACCAGCGCGCGGATCTGGCCCTCGCCCTGGGTGAGAATCTCATCGGCCAGCGTGGCCACGGGCAACTCCCCCGAGAACTCCGGCAGCCCCCGCACCCGGCTCTTCCATCGGCCAAAGGCGCCCCGGCCCATCCTCATGGCCCGGACCCCTCCCACCACATCGAACGCGGGACGGGTGAACAGCGCCCCGCCCACACGGTCGAAGTTGCCGCTCACGATGTTCAGGGTGTTGATGAGCCACTGGCACAGCCCGCCGAAGGCCTGGGTGGACACCCCCACGCGCCCGTAACAGACCGCCGTCTCCGAGCGGGCGAAGGCCTCCGCCACCCGGCGAATGGTCTCCGCGGGCACCCCCGTGGCACCCGCCACCCGCTCCGGTGGGAAATCCGCGGCCAGCGCGCGCACCGTCTCCAGCCCCTCGGTCATCTCCTCCAGACGCCCCAACCGGGGCGCCTTCAGCACCTCATGGAGCACCGCGAACAGGAACAGGGCATCGGTGCCCGGGCGGATGAAGAGGTGCTCGTCCGCGATGTTCGCCGTCTCCGTCCGGCGCGGATCCACCACCACCACCTTCCCCCCACGCTGCTGAATGGCCCGGAGCCGTGTCCGCACGTCTGGCACCGTCATCAAGCTGCCATTGGAGGCCAACGGGTTGGCGCCCAGCATGAGCAGGTACTGGGTGTGATCCAGGTCCGGAATGGGGATGAGCAACTGGTGGCCAAACATCAGGTGCGAGGCCAGGTGGTGCGGCAACTGATCCATGGAGGTGGCGCTGTACTTGTTGCGCGAACCCAGGGCGCGCAGGAAGCCCGGCACGAAGAGCAGCACCCCCATGTTGTGCGAGCCCGGGTTGCCCAGGTACGTGGCCACCGACTCCCTGCCGTGTGCCCGCTGCGTCTCGTAGAGCCGTCGCGCCACCTCGTCCAGCGCCTCCTCCCACGAGACCTGCTCCCATCCGCTCGCGGTGCGCTTCATCGGGTGGCGCAGCCGGTCCGGGTCCTCGTGCAAGTCCTTGAGCGCCACCGCCTTGGGGCAGATGTGTCCCCGGCTGAAAGGATCCTCGGTGTCCCCGCGGATGGAGGTGATGCGGCCTCCTTCCACTTCGATGCGAATCCCACACATGGCCTCACAAAGGTTGCATGCGCGGAAGTGAGTCTGTGTTCCGGAGGTGGGCGCCATGGGCCAGAGCCTACCCCCGCGCATGGGCTCCCGGAAAAGAGGCTAGAGTCGAAGCTCCCGTATTCGAGTCCCCCGGGGGTATTTCATGCCGTATCCATTGAGCAAAACCCAGGTTCTCATCGCCGCGCTGCTGTGGGTGGTGGCGTGCTCACCTTCCAACGCGCCCGAGGCACCGCTCGGCGCGGCCCGCTTCGTCGTCGCCACGCACCGAGCCCTCGCCCCGGAGGACGTCACGCGCGTGGAAGTCACCGTGCAGGCCGAAGACGTGCCCCCCATCTTGCTGCCCCTTCAGAAAGAGGGCGAGGTGTGGGTCGGGCTCCTGAGCGCGGTGCGCGCCGGCACGGGCCGCAGCTTCCGCGCCGAGGCCTTCGATGTCACGGGCCTCAAGCGCTACGAGGGCGCGCTGTCTGGCGTCACCATCGTGGAGGGCGAGACCGTCCAGGTGAGCATCCTCGCCCAGGAGGTCCAACGGCCCGTCCCCTTCGAGAACGAGTCCCCGCTCATCGACTCGCTCGTCGTCACCCGGCCCACGGTGCAGCCGGGCGGCACGGTGACCGTCCGCGCCGCCGCACATGACCCCAACCCCGGGGACACCGTGACCGCCGCGTGGACCGCCACCGGAGGCTCCTTCGGCACGCCCTCTGCCCTGGAGTCCACCTGGACGGCCCCCGCCACGCAAGGCACCGTGACGCTGACGCTCACCGTGACGGATGCCCGCGGCGCCGCGTCCACCCTCAGCTTCACCCTCCAGGTCGAAGAGAGCACGACGGTGGGCGAGGGCAGCGCCGACGTCACCGTGCGCTTCAACACCTGGCCCCGGGTCAACGCCCTGAGCGCCGTGCCCGCCCAGGTACGCCCGAACCAGCCGCTCACCGTCACCGCGCTCGCCGAGGATGTGGACACCGCGCCCGGGACGCTCTCCTACGCCTGGACGGCGAGCTGTGCCGGCACCTGGAGCGCTTCCCAATCGCGGGTGGCCCAGTTCACCCCCACCGCGCAGCCCGCGCAGACCACCTGCAACAACTGCCAGCTCACCGTCACCGTCTCGGACGGACAGGGCGGCGCCACCACGGGCACCCTGGGCATCTGCGTGGGCCAGCCCCCGGTGCTCCAGGTCCTGCCCTACATCGAGAGCAGCTCGCAGTCGTCGGCCATCGTGGGGCCGGGCGACCTGGTGACCTTCCGGGTGACGGGCGCCGACGCGAACCAGCAATCCCTGAGCTTCGCCTGGTCGGGCCCGGGCGTGCTCAGCGCCCCCACCTCTCCGGGAGCCAACACGAGCGAGATCCTCTGGACGGCCCCCTCCTGTCTGCCCCCGGCGCCCCACGGTGTGACGGTGACGGTGACCAACACCTCGGGGCTCTCCGGCGCCCAGCGCCTCCCCTTCCAGTGGACGGGCCCCACCTGCAGCCAGGCGCCGTGCGCCTTCTCCATCGCCCCGCCGCAGAAGGCGCTCATCCTCAGCAACCACTGCCTGGTGGATGCGCCCGTGTTCATCCCCGAGGGCTTCCGCTTCGAGGGAACGGGGCACTCGCTCACGGCGGTGGATCCGCCGGGCGGCCACTTCCAAGGCGCCGTGCTCCGCAACCGCGGCAGCGAGGCCTACGTCCGCTCCGTCACCGTGAAGGCGCAGGGCATCCGGGACATCTGCTACAACGGAGCGCAGCGGCTGAGCGGCATCCTCTTCGAGGACGCCTCCGGCACCATCACCAACACCCAGGTGGTGAACATCCGCAAGGCCGACGGGGCAAGCGGGTGCCAGGAGGGGACGGGCATCGAGGTGCGCGCCACCGGGGCCCGCGTGTCCCGCCCCTTCGTGGACGTCACCCAGAACCAAGTCTCAGGCCACCAGAAGACGGGCATCGCCGTGACGGGGCCCGTGGATGTCATCGTCGCCGGCAACACCGTGGAGGGCCGGGGCCCGCAGAACCAGATCGTCCAGCAGGGCATCCACATCAAGCTGGGGGCCCAGGGCGCGGTGCTGTACAACCAGGTCAACGGCCATGCCTATGGCGGCGCGGATGACATCGCCCCCGGCATCCTCGTGACCGGCGGCGGCTACTACGGGGGTCCCCTCTGCGAGGGGCTCAACATCGAGGGCAACACGCTGGTGGGAAATGATCTCGGCATCTACCTCTCCCAGCTCGAGGCGAACGGCAACGCGCCCGCGACCCCCACGCACATCCGGGTGGCCTTCAACACGTTGAGCCACGCCAGCGTGACCAACGGGTACGTCTACCAGGCCGCCATCGCGGATTCAGGGACCGGGAACATCATCACCTCCAACACCATCTCGGGCGCCGGGTACAACCCCGCCACGCTGCCGGGGGCCACCTTCGCCGTGGACGTGCTGGCAAACTCCGCCTCGCGGCTGGCGTTCCTCACCGAGCCCCAGTCCGTGCCCGTGGGCGCGTGCTCGGGCAGCCTCACCGTGCAGAGCCAGGATGCGGCGGGCAACCTGTCCGTCCCCACTCCGGCCACGGCCTCCCTCACCGCCTCGGGCGACGCGGCCTCGGGCGTCACCTTCCACACCGACGCGGCATGCACGAGCGCCCCGGTGACGGCCCTGAACCTGAGCAACCCGCACGCGGAGGCGACGTTCTATTTCAGAGGCTCGCAGACGGGCACGGTGGGGGTGAGCGTCACCCTCGGCGCGCTCACCGCCTCCCAGTACCACGGTCTCTTCACCCCGTAGGGTGGAGGAGGGGCGGCGCAGTCCGCCCCTGTGGCTCACCCGATGGCGCGCAGGGGCTCATGGCCCCGGTGCGTCACATCGCTGGGGCCGGGCAGCGTCTCGGCGGGCACGCCGACGTCGAGCAGCTCGCGCAACTGCGCGGGCAGGCCGTCGAGCAGCAGCAGCACCGAGGCGTTCGTCCACGCAAAGCCCAGCGTCCGCCCGTTCCGGGGAGAAAGGTACGCGCCGCGATCCGCGCCCTGGTTGCCGTACTCGACGGCGACATCCACCGAGCGGCGCACCACGTCGTACTTCTCCTTGATGAGGCCGTTGTGCTCGCCCGCGGTGTCCAGCACCATGGACAGCCAGCGGTAGGCCACCAGGTCCGCCTCGGCGTCGAAGCCGTAACGGCGCAGCCCCTCCACGGCGATGATCTGATGGGGCGCCCAGCCAAAGGGCCAGTCCCACTGCAAGTCCTCTCCGCCCGCGGCCTCGCGCGAGGGACGGCTCGTGGCGGACAGCCCTCCGGCCTGGAGGAAGCGCGGAACCGCGGCGGCCACGGCGGCGGCCTCCTTGCGCGAAGCCCAGCCCGTCCACAGCGGATAGAAGGTGGCCACGGACTCGTAGGCCGAGCGCTTCCCGGCGACGAAGTCGTGGTCGAAGAACATCCCCTTCGCCTCGTCCCAGAAGCGCGAGCGCATGGTGCGCGCCCGGGCCCGGGCCGCCTTCTCATACGATGCGGCCCGCAGGGAGTTCTCCCCCTCCAGCAGCCGAAGGATGTGCGCCAGGTCCTGCTCGTACTGGAAGAGCAGCGAGTTGAGGCACACCGGCTCGTGGTGGTGGGTGGCCGCGCCGAAGCGGTGGCACATGTCCCAACCGCTCTCGCGGATGGCCCGGTCATGCCGGTGGAACTCGGCGCTGTTCGGCCGCGGATCCTCGTAGAAGGCGGACAGGTCCTCGGCGTCGGGGCCCTCGGCATCGTCCTTGAAGCGGGACAGGCCGCTGGGCGTGCCGCGAGGCCCCGTGCGGAACACCGTCTCCAACTCCTTCATGGCCATCTTCGCCACGCGCTGGAGCATCTTCCGGTCCGGCCGCACCTCGTGCAGCTCCAGCGCCAGCCGGGGCATCAGCGGAGGCTGCGTCCGCGACAGGTGGTAGCTGAGGTTGGAGTTGGCAATCTTCCCGTAGTGCTCGATGGCGTAGAGCTGGTTCTCGAGCATGTCGCGCGCCAGCTCCGGGCGGCCGGAGGCCAGCGCCCCACGCCCGTTGAAGTAGCTGTCCCAGCCGAACATCTGCACGAACCGTCCGCCCGGAACGATGTATGGGCGCGGCAGGTAGGCCATGCCCGGCTCGCGCATGAGCCGCACCCAATCCGCCTGCGTCTTCGGCGGGGCCAGCGGCACCACGTCCAGGCCGGTGCGCACCGCCTGGGCGCGCAGCTTCTTGAGCGCCTTGCGGTCCGCCGCGGGCACGTACACGCGCCGCCGGCCATCCGGGCTCTTCACCGGCATCACCCGCAGCGCCGCCTCCAGGTCCTCCACGCGGTCCGAGCGGCGGACGAGCCCCTCCCACCCTTGATCAATCATCCGCCGCAGCGCCGCGGTGCGCCGCTCCAGCAGCCGGGTGGCGGGAAGTCCTGGCAGCTCGCCGCGCCCCTGGAGGATCTCCTCGGCCAGCACGTCCGCGGCGTGCGACAGCCGCTCCGCGCCGGACAGCTCCAGGCGCACGCCCGGGCCCAGCAGGAAGTCCACCGCGAAGCGCAAGTTGCTCGAGCGCGCGCGCTCGGCGTCCTTGGCGGTGATGCGCCCATCCCGGTCGAGATCCAACGCCATCAACACCTCGTACGCCAGGCGCGCCGTGAACGGGCTGGGCGACAAGGGGCTGGGCGCGGCGAGCGCCCCTGGGGCGCGGCCGCGTTCAGTGGACAGGGAAGGCACGGGAGCTGCCCCAAACGAGTGGGCCAGCAGAGAACGAGACGGAGGGGAAGACGACATCCGGGAATCACCTCGCGCAACGGCTTGCACCGTACACGAGTTTCCCCCTTCCTCATCACTGGCTTCGCGCGTTCCCTTGCATGCTTTCTATTGCTCGGAACCCAAAATATTTGGGTTCCAATTGATTACCCATCGCGGGCCTTCCGTTCCAGGGCCGCGGCGGCTTCGATCAATCCCAGGGCATGGCGGAACGGCTCCTGAAGCGAGGAGCCTCGGGGCACGTCCGACAAGCCCCCAGGCTTCGTGAGGAGCTTGGCGAACCC
Protein-coding sequences here:
- a CDS encoding right-handed parallel beta-helix repeat-containing protein, with translation MPYPLSKTQVLIAALLWVVACSPSNAPEAPLGAARFVVATHRALAPEDVTRVEVTVQAEDVPPILLPLQKEGEVWVGLLSAVRAGTGRSFRAEAFDVTGLKRYEGALSGVTIVEGETVQVSILAQEVQRPVPFENESPLIDSLVVTRPTVQPGGTVTVRAAAHDPNPGDTVTAAWTATGGSFGTPSALESTWTAPATQGTVTLTLTVTDARGAASTLSFTLQVEESTTVGEGSADVTVRFNTWPRVNALSAVPAQVRPNQPLTVTALAEDVDTAPGTLSYAWTASCAGTWSASQSRVAQFTPTAQPAQTTCNNCQLTVTVSDGQGGATTGTLGICVGQPPVLQVLPYIESSSQSSAIVGPGDLVTFRVTGADANQQSLSFAWSGPGVLSAPTSPGANTSEILWTAPSCLPPAPHGVTVTVTNTSGLSGAQRLPFQWTGPTCSQAPCAFSIAPPQKALILSNHCLVDAPVFIPEGFRFEGTGHSLTAVDPPGGHFQGAVLRNRGSEAYVRSVTVKAQGIRDICYNGAQRLSGILFEDASGTITNTQVVNIRKADGASGCQEGTGIEVRATGARVSRPFVDVTQNQVSGHQKTGIAVTGPVDVIVAGNTVEGRGPQNQIVQQGIHIKLGAQGAVLYNQVNGHAYGGADDIAPGILVTGGGYYGGPLCEGLNIEGNTLVGNDLGIYLSQLEANGNAPATPTHIRVAFNTLSHASVTNGYVYQAAIADSGTGNIITSNTISGAGYNPATLPGATFAVDVLANSASRLAFLTEPQSVPVGACSGSLTVQSQDAAGNLSVPTPATASLTASGDAASGVTFHTDAACTSAPVTALNLSNPHAEATFYFRGSQTGTVGVSVTLGALTASQYHGLFTP
- a CDS encoding molybdopterin-dependent oxidoreductase, coding for MAPTSGTQTHFRACNLCEAMCGIRIEVEGGRITSIRGDTEDPFSRGHICPKAVALKDLHEDPDRLRHPMKRTASGWEQVSWEEALDEVARRLYETQRAHGRESVATYLGNPGSHNMGVLLFVPGFLRALGSRNKYSATSMDQLPHHLASHLMFGHQLLIPIPDLDHTQYLLMLGANPLASNGSLMTVPDVRTRLRAIQQRGGKVVVVDPRRTETANIADEHLFIRPGTDALFLFAVLHEVLKAPRLGRLEEMTEGLETVRALAADFPPERVAGATGVPAETIRRVAEAFARSETAVCYGRVGVSTQAFGGLCQWLINTLNIVSGNFDRVGGALFTRPAFDVVGGVRAMRMGRGAFGRWKSRVRGLPEFSGELPVATLADEILTQGEGQIRALVTVAGNPVLSTPNGGRLEQALSSLDFMVCLDPYLNETTRHAHFILPPPSALERSQYDVVFHVFAVRNTARYAPPLFDPGPRAMHDWRILQALQHRLEVLRKGRRLRGELAFQALRRLGPEGILEVGLRTGPYGVRARGLRGSLSLSALRRAPHGVDLGPLKPSLPGRLQTKDRRILLAPAPFVEDVKRLREMLEGAVVPGQGELLLIGRRHLRDNNSWMHNVPKLMTGKTRCTLMIHPEDAKAAGLGEGDEAVVTSRAGEVSVPVVVTDEVMQGVVSLPHGYGHGRKGTRLKVAVEHAGASLNDLTDEQRVDALCGNAAFSGVPVRVVRAPASRSG
- a CDS encoding trehalase family glycosidase, producing MPSLSTERGRAPGALAAPSPLSPSPFTARLAYEVLMALDLDRDGRITAKDAERARSSNLRFAVDFLLGPGVRLELSGAERLSHAADVLAEEILQGRGELPGLPATRLLERRTAALRRMIDQGWEGLVRRSDRVEDLEAALRVMPVKSPDGRRRVYVPAADRKALKKLRAQAVRTGLDVVPLAPPKTQADWVRLMREPGMAYLPRPYIVPGGRFVQMFGWDSYFNGRGALASGRPELARDMLENQLYAIEHYGKIANSNLSYHLSRTQPPLMPRLALELHEVRPDRKMLQRVAKMAMKELETVFRTGPRGTPSGLSRFKDDAEGPDAEDLSAFYEDPRPNSAEFHRHDRAIRESGWDMCHRFGAATHHHEPVCLNSLLFQYEQDLAHILRLLEGENSLRAASYEKAARARARTMRSRFWDEAKGMFFDHDFVAGKRSAYESVATFYPLWTGWASRKEAAAVAAAVPRFLQAGGLSATSRPSREAAGGEDLQWDWPFGWAPHQIIAVEGLRRYGFDAEADLVAYRWLSMVLDTAGEHNGLIKEKYDVVRRSVDVAVEYGNQGADRGAYLSPRNGRTLGFAWTNASVLLLLDGLPAQLRELLDVGVPAETLPGPSDVTHRGHEPLRAIG